Genomic window (Oryza sativa Japonica Group chromosome 3, ASM3414082v1):
AGTATTGAGAACTGCACAGTTCATAAGGTTTTCAGTGCCTGACCTTAATAACAATACCTGATCACAGAAACTGACAAACCAAGAAATAACTTCATGAACTCCAagaatatataatagattttgctAAAGCACAGGTCCAAGTCACAAGTTGGAAGGGTGCAAGAAACTGAAGTCCCCATTTTGAAGGACCCACTTTACATAGTATTTGGACTAACAATTTGTTAGGTTATGTAATACAGTATTGCTAGTGAATACTGATATTAGATAAAAACCATTCTGCTCAAAGCTGTAAATTAGTTAGGTACAGAATAGTAGATGTTCGGTAGAAACATGTATGGTTGGACTTTGAGACAAACCAGTAAAAGTTACTGGCATTCATATGCAGATTGATGCTCTGTCTGAGACTGAACCGTGATGATGCACATACCTTGTTAATCCACCAATCAACCAAAAGAAGAAGTAGATTCTGGTTTATCCCTGCTTGTTGGAACCTTGCTATAAGTGCTGGCTCTGATAATAGTTGAGCTAAAAAGTCTCTATTCAGCAGAAGAAGCCTAGCAAGAATTGCTGCAGAAGTGACACAAACAGCAGTCCTAGAAGGATAATGCTCATCACCACCACTCAATGATATGAAAACAAGTTTCTAGAAATGGACAAAGACTGGACGAGTTAGGATCATAAAAATGAAGTAGAAATGGATAATTCAAACAACTATTCAAGCATCCACAATCAATGTATTGCATTATAAGTACCTGAAGAGCACTTGATATCAGAGGTGGAACTTCCTGAGGAAACATCTGCATGCAAAAGCTTTGATTAGCTTACCATGATAAGCACCAGCCAACACTGAATGTGCTACCAGGAACCACACTAAAGTGAAAGATGTAAAAGAACTACGAATGTATAATTTCTCATTGTGGAAGGTGCTTTCCCAAATCTAGCTATCAGAGGTCTGCCAACAGTAATTATTGCTAATTCCATCAGACTGCCAACTGGGAAGGGTTCTATCAAAGGGCTCtacaaaaaataaaaggagaacaAGAAAACAGCAGAGCACCACAGAAGTCCAGTGGCAGAGAGTACCCAACAGCAAATAGAAATAGTAAGGTAACATCAGAGAAAGTATGAATTCAGATCATTCATCAGAAAAATAAACACATACCAGAACAAGAAGATCAATGATAGGAAGTGTTGTGAGAAGGCCCTTATCATCAGCATTGCCCACAATAGTATCAACGATGCTTTCTAAACTTGTGGCATGGCTTTGCAAGAGATCTGATCCAGCAAAAACTATGTAGTGCTCTATTATTTTGATCATGATCTACATCATGAAAATGTGTTTCAGAGTCAGCCAGCGGAACTTTCTCATAGTCACATCAATGTATTAAAAGTAAGACTAGATTAGGTTTCATGTTTCAGTTTATTCCTCGCTCATAAGGTGAAACACTGTTTACATGTCATCGTTTATAGTTGATACAAATATACAGTAACAATGTAACATAAAACTTTAACAGTCAAGATATAGTATCAGATGGCCAAAACATCCATGTTGGATGTAGTGGCTGAGCTTTAATCCATTATcttataaaaaaagatatagtATCAGCAGACATAGCAGAAAATAAAAAGggtcttatattttgaaacagagggagcaTTAACCACAAGGTGTGAGTTGTGttcatatattttgtttgtccTTGTTTAACAAACGGCACACTCCACACTTGAAATTCGGTAGCACTGTTCACAATATTATACAAGAGGGATCCTAACCTCCAAATGATTGAAGCTCCCATTCATGATGCCCACAAGATAAGGGAAGCAGTCCAGCAGTTGAGGCACAATGGAAGGGGCATTAGAAAGAGTTGCTTCCAACAACTACATAATGGGTATCGGCTTAAGATTGCTAAGAATTTGAAAGTAggcagaaacaaaaaaaataaggaacAATAACTGCTTACCAAAACAGTGTCCTCAAGAAGATTAAGAGCGTTAGGACTATCAACATCCATGCCATATTGGAGTATAGGAAGAACCATGCCATAACAAAGTGGAGAGTTATAcccaagagaagaaataaaaGTTCGAATTGCATCTAGAAGTTCTATCTGTAGTAAACATTCACCAGATGATTCCTCCCAGGTCTGAAATCATACAGAAGGGTTGACATGAACTTCCATAAGGCACTGAactccgcaaaaaaaaaaagaactgaatGTTTCTCTTGAATCCACTCTTTTCTAActcagtgggatgacaactgacTCGAAAAATCAGCTAACCTACAGAGAATCATGGACACTgcattttgaagaaaaagtaaGCATAGAAGAAATCATCAAATGCAAAACATGTTCTATACCCAAGACTCAAGCTCATAACAGAGAAAGTAAACATTGTGGTGATGCGCCACCCAAAAAACCATGACTTGAAAGCTAAGCTAGATCAGGTAGGAAAATATTGTTCATGTGAAATGATGAACAAAAGAAAGATTGTGGTCATAAAGTTCCTCATTCAGTTCTCTGTGCACAGAATTTACTGTATTGAACCTTGTATGCTGGGGAAGTGTGCTTTCTTACTAAAGCCTGATCATTATGATatgttatctaaaaaaattgtgaaatgtCAAGTGCATCTAACATGAATGGAATGATCTCAATGGGTTAAAATGATAAGACCCGTACCTTTAGAAAAAATTGTGATAGCTCGCTCACAAATGGAATGATCCTGTCGTCCCCAACATAATTAAGGAGAACCAGAATAAAACTCAGGACTTGCACCTACATATGAAAAAGGCCAAATGGCGTAAGTAGTAACCATAGAAAGTACATCCACAACGAAAAAGTTTTTCCTTGGATCAattaaaaagaataaaaaaaattgtgttctTGAGAAAAAGAGAAACAGATAGTTAAAGTTAGTGTTTTGTACGTCAAAAATATCAAGATCATTTCCAATAATATACTACTTCTAGtaactaaaaaatattttgttacaATAACAAGGAACTTAGCCAGCTGTCCACCAAGATTTGCTGCATGGCAGGGCCAGTACCTGCATTGCATTTCCTGCAATGCCCAGGCAGAACTTTCTAAAGACCAGCACTCCAGCAGGCTAACATCAGCGGCGAATCCATCGTTGGGGCTGGTCGGGGCTCCAGCCCCAGCTCTGGCCGGCCATAGCCCATAGGTGCTAACAGGTATCCGCATCCATCCACATGCTCTAGTGAGCCATCACAGCAAAAAATGAACAAGTTGGCTTGGGAAGCAGTACTGCCTAGTGTCTTTGGTCACATATATCCAACTGGTTCTTTTATTGTAAGGGCAaccaaatacaaaaaaaaatggggaaaaaaattgaacatcGCACCGTTTTTCGTATATATGTTTACAGCCAACTATAATACTTGTTAGtgctatttttttattctttatttTGAGTTCTTTCTGGtataaatttgaaatttgattGACAATTGATTGGCGTGTACATATAGTTTATAGTTTACTATCTAGCTTTACCCTGTTCTTTCAGattagagcaattttacggtccttgaggaggtaccatgaggtaccgtAGAATTGCTCTTCAGATTAATAGTTTTTTTTGGTACTTTGTGTGTACATGATTATCAAACCGCTAAACATTgtgatttttcaaaaaaaaaaaaaaaacttcttatAGAGAGGTTTCatcaaaattcaaataaatcaaaatttaaagtttgtaaTAGTCAAACTTAACTAGATGACTTAATATGTTAATAGTCAACAGTTAATATGTTAATTACAAAGCTTATCTGATAAACTGGATGACTACACGTCTGAAACTCTCATTTGAACAAGGCACCCCCTCTATTTTCATCCTACATTCGCCACTGGCTAACATCGAACAATATGACTGTCCTATAgtttagaggaaaaaaaaggtgcCATACAACCTTGCCTTATTTCAGAGCCTCCAGAAAGTATGACATACATAAAATTGGAAGGTGAAGTGCATTAGAATAGACTGACTGGAACAAACCTTTGAATCAAATTCTTGAACAGCTCCTATCAACTTGAAACACATTGCCCAACATGTAGGAATACACTCAAGCAAATCTACTTCCCAAATACCAAAAACTCGGAAAGCGTAACATAGGGAAGAGCATGCTGCCAGCTGAAAGTTGACAGCAGAATTAGTAAACTAAAGAAAAAGGATTTCTCGCTTTTAATGCTAAGGTTTTTAACTATGATACATACCCTAACGGCCATGTCCTGATCCCCAAGAAGTCCAACCAAAGCATCGCAGACCTCTTTCTGAATAACGCCCTTTATCtgtagaattattattttttatgttaAAGCAGACACACAAGTAGGAAATTTAACATGTTCTCTGCTTCTAATTTCTGTTTAATATCTGAGGGAAAATATTGAAGTTAATAACGGAACCTCAAAAGCACATTGTCCAAGTAACAATGCAATTCTTCGACGAATGATGCACATATTGGGGTTGCCATTTGAAAGATCAATAGATAGATATCCACAGAACCTGCATAATTGAGCAGGAGCAAAGGTAGCGATGCAACTTTCACATAACATGAAAGCCACAGAAACCGATGAATACCCATGGATCCTTAGGTTCATTAACattttgtatgtatttgaattagGCTATATTGTTCATCTACTAGTCCAGTGCATATTATCTAGCATGAGTAAATACAGAAGGTATTACACACCAAGAAACTTACCATTCATCGAAACTAAGGTACTTTGAGAGTTCATCAAAAACATGGCCAGCAGCTGTATAAGCAGCCTCCTTTAAAAGCATTCCAGCAGTAATTTCTATTTCAAGTGGAGGCGAAACAGCTTTGACATCATGGATGATGGAGGCAACAAAAGGAGCAAGTTGCTGAGGCAATGTAAAACAACATAAGCATTGTACATCATGCATAATAAAACTTGAAATAACAATGAAATGCACATATACCACTCCGTAGTTGTCAAACAAAATAATGAAAAGTGCTTCAGCACATGGTCGGCGTTTCTCTGTACATTGTAGCAGATTCTGCTCGTGATGAAAGGATTCAGGATTGGAATGCCATTCATTCATATCTGTTGCTGTATAAATGAAGTGCCTGCAGTTGAATTAAAACTTGCGTTAATGGGTCCTAGAAGAGAAGGCCAAAGGGAATGACACCACATTATGGTATTGTATAAAATATTATAGTAAAATATCAAACCCAAACAACATCCAATGTAATTTACTAATTTGACACTCCTCTCACACATGGATAACGGCATCACATTCCCCGTACAGCAATTAAAATGTGTATAATTTCCTCATGCCATTCGATAGGTCCGTCTATACTTTATAAGTTGCTGAACGTTGCTCCTGTAAACCACTCTAAGACATTTATGGAATTATTTACCAATAATCATTAGTTTTAAAAAGAAGGTGTAATTACTAATTACCTAGTGTAactataataaaatatttttcagcGAATGGTACTTCAAAACATTTATTGTTGTTTATATAATGGATGGTGCTTTACTTGATTAGCCCAATGATTTGCTTGTCTAGTAAAGTGATAGCAGAACAATTTGTGTAATCTAATTAAAAGAGAACCAAAAGTTCTATCTTACAGACTTCAATAGATGGTCTGCAGCATGATGCTAACTACGAATGAAATTATACGAATGCAAACAGAAACAGTTGGCTGTGGAGCAGTTGTATATGGCATATGGGTTGCTAGCAATTCAGAATAATACCTCCTTATTAATATATCGCATAGCAGCATAATACGGTCAGCAGGAAGAACAGACATCACCATGCTGCTGGCAGTAGCTGAAAGGTTGTTCTTCCTTTGATCAAAAATTGCATGTTCTGAACTTCCAACTGCTTCAAAGCCTATTTGACCTGGTTTGTATTCCTGACACTCCAATACTAATTTCACCAAAACCATGCACTGGACAAGAAATTCCTCAAAAGATGTATCTGCCTGTTCAGGATTTGTGATCATAGTCAAACAGAAGTCAACTGCTGCTGGAAGCACAGTTTCATGAGCAAATGAATAAGGATACTTGTCTTGTAATATAATAAGAACTTTCATCAGCTTAATGCATGCTCTTTTTGCATGGCTCCACGGCTTAGCTTGCCTTTCTTTGAAGAAGGGATCTGTAATGTCAAATGTAGATATTTTACTAGTGGAAACTATGTAATTAGATGATAAAGACCTGAATCTTAAAAATCAACACAAAGAGGGAAGTGAAACGCAAAGCTTTTAACCAAATCATACTAACAAAAAGGGTATTTATTTCTTCAAAAAATATGACTGTATTGAAAAATAAGACTGTATTGAACAATGCAAAAGCAATAAGCATGTATTGAACATTGGAACATCCACACAGAAATGGACATGACAATCATAGGTGAAATTCATGGGCCTCTCATGCTTTTATTTTACATATCAAGTAAAAGAATTGCATAGTTGCTCCAGTGTAATGAAAAAATACTGAATGAACATGGTCTTAGATAGAAATATTGtgactacctccgtcccaacatataacaacttttggctatgaatctggacaaccgtgtccagattcatagccaaaagttgttatatgttgggacggagggtgtccagattcatagccaaaagttgttatatgttgggacggagggagtaagaggaAAAAACAGTACACTTTGTGGTAATATATCTAGATTGTTCAAGTAATCAAGATGGTTTAGTTTTCTGAAAAATCAGAAGAAGAATCATATATAATATTGAGATAGGaagaaaattatgaaaaataagaaatatcatGTGATTAATAGAAATATAGCATACAATATGGAAGAATAGATTGAATAGCACCCAGAAGTACCGGACAGACTTCCTTGATTTGACAGACTTCCTACATATTGAAACATTTAGGTTAGACTTCTAGCCTCAGGTTGTGAGCTCAAGATAAAAGCGCATATGtgaacataaatattttattagtaCCTGCATGGTTGTTGAATCACTTGCATAACCTGAGCAAATCAATTCGCGAATGATCTTCAAACAGACTAACCATCTTTCATATATTAACAGTAGATCATTTGATTGGTCCAAACTGGAATTATGCTGAGAAAGCACTGAAAAATTTTGTAATACAATCTGTGCATTGCTCTTCCAGAGGTTCCAGATATAATCAAACAAGTAGACAGTGATCTGCATAACATAATAGTTTTCACAAAGGCAGAATGAGATACATAATTGCTAATTAAAGTACTCTGTGTGCTTATAATGAGACAAAGGCTCAAATAGAGCAGATGTATCTgcaatttgtttaaaaaaaatatataagccTTAAAATTAAGTGTGAAAGGTCATGTGTTTATCAAACAAACTGGCCGAGGCCAACATTAATCTGTGAGTGTCCTGTATTGGGCATGTCGTCATCACAAAGTAATGTCAGCTATATACAGGGAAGAACCTAATGCTCATGTGTGCCTTTTCAACAGGATAACTACAACCAGTAGGCATCAAATAGAAGATCAATGTGATCAAAGAGTAGTTCATATCTTAGCGGTGATGAGCGGTTGAACATGAAGATGTCCTGTGAAAAGTGAACATACCTCAGAGTAGTTCCTCTGATCGAAAGCAAGACGTTTTTTTGATAGTTTCTTCAAAGATCGGAATAGGACTGTAGACACTTGATATGAAGTGAATACATCAGATGTCTGAAGTTGCTGTGCCAACACAGAGAAGACATCTGACCTGAATAACCAAAATTATGAGAAACATTTCGAGTCACGAGTCCAGTAGTTGGAGTAACATAAGACAATTGATAAGAAATGGGATAAAAATATCATACCATTCCTTTGGATAATCAAAGTATACAATCCTGGCTATCAGTGCAGCCAATTGAAGTGCAATCTACACCACATCATTTGTCAAAGTTAATACTACCATTATTATCTCCCTGTGTTTATTCAACAGTGTTAAATATGTACTGCCTACAAATGTGCACCTTCCCATTTTCTTCTCGCATATTTAGCAGAAGACTTTTTCGAATGTAGACCTTTTCTTCATTATCTATGGCACTGCAAAATACAATTTAAACTCATTCATCGAGAAATCAAACATTAATTATCAAAGGCAGAGAGAACACAAGGCTTATAACAGTATGAAAAGTATCATAGAAAATCAAAGTAGACAATATATGTATGCCCCAGAAGTGAGAAATATGCAGGGTGCCGTCTATAGACAAAAACACAGAAGTAGGCCAATCCAGCCCTTGCTGTttcagaacaaaaaaaatggaggcCAAAGTCAGTAACAGCCTATTGGACATAACAACGTAGTTGATATTAGATTTCCACCAGGGACATTTAAGCACCAGGAATTAATCAAGAGATTTCTGCCGATGGCTCCAGCAGAAGTTAATGCCACTCTACTAATATAAAAATCTCACACATAAGACCCACTAAACTAATCTAGTGTACAATTCACTGGAGACAAGAAAAATCTATCGTACCAAGTTACAAAGTGTTTTGCTGATTTGCTACCATCGTGAATCTTATTGCACAAAATAACAAAGAAAACATAAACAGGAACACTTATTTTTAGCTCATAAAGTGTTGGACCAAAACCAGCAATAGCAAGTAATGCCCAAACATAGAAGAATCCTATGTAGCACAAAAATCATCCAAAACCACTAGACACGCCGTACAGGTGATGGTACAGCTGAGACTTCCTTCCGCATATAGCAACTTAGGCATTTGCTGTGCTTGCATTATTGAATAAACGCCACAAATGAGATCATCCAAGTAAGAAACGTCGCTGCACTTTCAAGTTACCATTGATCGCTACTAAAACCGCACTTAGTTCAAATTAAACACATCAACACAGAATTAAATGTTGGACAGGATGAGAACTCACGGGGAATCGACGCTGTTCCGCCAGCAGCGGGTGACGCAGTTCTTAAGGTGtacggcggcgagcagccgcACATCGTCGTCGGATTCCTCCCCTCTCGACGTGATGATCGCCTGCAAAGCCAAAACCGCCCCTAAATTAGCCCGAAATCAGCGGGCCTGCGGCTCGTGGGGTGGAGTAGCGAAGCGGAGGGGAAAAGGGGAGGAGGGCTCACGAGGAGGCAGGAGCAGAACCCCTGGCGCGCTTCGCACTGCGCGAGCAAGGCCTCCGCCGGCTGCCGCGTGGCCGCGTCGGCGCTGAGCGAGTTGGCGAGGACGGAGTAGATGAACTGCACGTCCCCGGCGGAGAGAGCCATGGGCCTGCGCCTGCGCCTCCCCGCGCCGCGCTCGCGTCGGCAGCAGCGAGGAGAGAAGCGGAGGTGGATGCGGGGAGACGCTtcagaagaaggcggcggcggggtcggcgtCTCGGCGTGGTGGTGGATGAGAATTTGGGGGAAATTTGAGAGGGCGGGAGGGAGAAGAGCTGAAGCGCAACGGCGAATGCTGGAATAACGGAATGGGGTTTTGTAACTTTTCTTCTCTTGGATTCTGTCTTGGCGATGCTTGCGGCCTTGCGGCGAGGAAGACAGGGTTTTAGGCTGACGTGGCACTTggagggcccacctgtcatcgtgGGGACTGCTAATGCCCCCGCGCGATCAGTAGTACTACTACCAGTACGGCAGTACTACTAGTAGGCCGTGAAGTTATTACCTGTTCCCAACTTtgcatcacatcatatcacgttaaaaaattttctatacacaTACTAcgtaaacttctaatttttttttcaaactctcagctttttttaaacttccaacttttttttaaaaaactaaacacaCTCGTAGTAGTGGTAAAGTACTACCTCTACCACTACTACTATCTATTACACTGTTGCTACTACTATACTattactataaaaaatatatcttttatactatatatatatatatgaaaagtttatatacgacatatacaaagtttatatatatatatacgtattaaaaaaataagaaaaaagaaaaaacatggcGTATACCATGTTTGTATACTACGTAAATACATACATATTTAGAAAACCGAAAACCAAGAAAAACACCACGTATACAAAAAAATTTGTATtcatacacatacaaactttatatatgtacgaatacaaaatttatatacatatatgttaaaaacAGAAAGAAATCAAGGGAAAAAACCAGAAAAACCGAAAAGaaaaattgaaagaaaaaaacgaagaaaaaaaacgaGAAATGCGCCGCACAGGAGGGCCACCGCAGCCCTCTTCTCCGCACGTGCCACGTGGCCACGAGGGGAGGCACGCGACTGATTATTTTTTAGTGATTCGGTCATCGTGGCCCTCTCAAGCTTTACGGTTATTGGTTTCTTTTGCGGATACCATATCCTTAGACCCTCTTTGTTTAGTCTTATAAGctaacttataagtcgaaaagtctaagcctaaacaaacaagcagtttATTCGTTTGGTCTTtttaagccataagccactctaacactattaagccaaaagttatgttggagaagttttttttccttttttgaggTAGATGTATAAttccaccactaaacttaggacattaaatccaccgaCTTATAAATCACATAAGCCAATAAGGCCAAGCCTAAACAAAGACCGATGAAAATCATGAAGGCCATTTTATCATTGCACCCTCGATTCGTTTTCTCCcatctacttcctccatttcacaatgtaaagcTTTCTGGCattgttcacattcatatagatgctaataaatttatatatataata
Coding sequences:
- the LOC9271256 gene encoding uncharacterized protein, translated to MALSAGDVQFIYSVLANSLSADAATRQPAEALLAQCEARQGFCSCLLAIITSRGEESDDDVRLLAAVHLKNCVTRCWRNSVDSPAIDNEEKVYIRKSLLLNMREENGKIALQLAALIARIVYFDYPKEWSDVFSVLAQQLQTSDVFTSYQVSTVLFRSLKKLSKKRLAFDQRNYSEITVYLFDYIWNLWKSNAQIVLQNFSVLSQHNSSLDQSNDLLLIYERWLVCLKIIRELICSGYASDSTTMQEVCQIKEVCPVLLGAIQSILPYYPFFKERQAKPWSHAKRACIKLMKVLIILQDKYPYSFAHETVLPAAVDFCLTMITNPEQADTSFEEFLVQCMVLVKLVLECQEYKPGQIGFEAVGSSEHAIFDQRKNNLSATASSMVMSVLPADRIMLLCDILIRRHFIYTATDMNEWHSNPESFHHEQNLLQCTEKRRPCAEALFIILFDNYGVQLAPFVASIIHDVKAVSPPLEIEITAGMLLKEAAYTAAGHVFDELSKYLSFDEWFCGYLSIDLSNGNPNMCIIRRRIALLLGQCAFEIKGVIQKEVCDALVGLLGDQDMAVRLAACSSLCYAFRVFGIWEVDLLECIPTCWAMCFKLIGAVQEFDSKVQVLSFILVLLNYVGDDRIIPFVSELSQFFLKTWEESSGECLLQIELLDAIRTFISSLGYNSPLCYGMVLPILQYGMDVDSPNALNLLEDTVLLLEATLSNAPSIVPQLLDCFPYLVGIMNGSFNHLEIMIKIIEHYIVFAGSDLLQSHATSLESIVDTIVGNADDKGLLTTLPIIDLLVLMFPQEVPPLISSALQKLVFISLSGGDEHYPSRTAVCVTSAAILARLLLLNRDFLAQLLSEPALIARFQQAGINQNLLLLLVDWWINKVDNASSIEKKVYAMALSVILTANIPGVIEKLGDILRLCTSVIIGGHGRTTSDDSSDDTISSLPLSDDPEYSNTSKEFKKAQIRELDPIRKASLVDMLRENLKECAALHGDAVFNAAISRIDPLVIAQLWQALEIG